In Fervidobacterium nodosum Rt17-B1, one genomic interval encodes:
- a CDS encoding ISL3 family transposase — MLKSNYITELLKSKDIILHQMNENESEIELHISQVQKPHKCPKCGNITSKVHDYHTQKVKDVPIMGKKTYLIIRKRRYVCKACGKKFFEHISFLGKSQRMTNRLAAYIISQLGSLTSMKEVAKYTNVSVTTVMRLFDKVNPGQTVDEFSSEAICVDEFKGNAGGAKYQCIFVDPVKGQIIEILKDRKQNILIEYFKRLKGRDKVKYFICDMWRPFVEVAKTYFKNAKIVIDKFHFTRYVYWALENVRKRVQKELGSNLRRYFKRSRKLLLKNYEELEPEQREELEVMFWYSQDLRKAHQLKEEFKRVLKSSNSEEARLVLKKWIERAEQSGLSEFMRCVKVFRSWFSEIVNAFDVPYTNSTTEGFNNKIKVLKRNGFGYRNFERFRKRILYSCGR, encoded by the coding sequence GTGCTCAAATCTAATTATATCACTGAACTTTTAAAATCGAAAGATATTATTCTTCACCAAATGAATGAGAATGAAAGTGAAATAGAACTTCACATAAGTCAGGTACAAAAGCCCCACAAATGTCCTAAATGTGGTAATATTACAAGTAAGGTACATGATTATCACACACAGAAGGTAAAAGACGTACCTATAATGGGCAAGAAAACATATTTGATTATAAGAAAGAGAAGATATGTCTGCAAAGCATGTGGGAAGAAGTTTTTTGAACACATAAGTTTTTTAGGCAAATCTCAAAGGATGACAAATAGACTTGCAGCATATATTATAAGTCAACTTGGAAGTTTAACAAGTATGAAGGAGGTAGCAAAATACACAAATGTTTCAGTGACAACAGTTATGAGATTGTTTGATAAAGTAAATCCAGGTCAAACTGTAGATGAGTTTTCTTCTGAAGCAATATGTGTAGACGAGTTTAAAGGCAATGCAGGTGGAGCAAAATATCAATGTATATTTGTAGATCCTGTAAAAGGGCAAATAATCGAGATTTTGAAAGATAGAAAGCAAAATATTTTAATTGAGTATTTTAAGAGGCTGAAAGGTAGAGATAAAGTAAAATATTTTATCTGTGATATGTGGAGACCATTTGTAGAGGTAGCAAAAACATATTTTAAAAACGCTAAAATAGTGATAGACAAATTTCATTTTACCCGATACGTTTATTGGGCTTTAGAAAATGTGAGGAAAAGGGTACAAAAGGAATTAGGAAGTAATTTGAGGAGATATTTTAAGAGGAGTAGGAAGTTGTTATTGAAGAATTATGAAGAACTTGAGCCTGAGCAAAGAGAAGAATTAGAAGTAATGTTTTGGTATAGTCAAGATTTGAGGAAAGCCCATCAACTCAAAGAAGAATTTAAGAGAGTGTTAAAGAGCAGTAATTCTGAAGAAGCAAGACTCGTATTAAAAAAGTGGATAGAGAGAGCAGAGCAAAGTGGACTTTCTGAATTTATGAGATGTGTAAAGGTTTTTAGGAGCTGGTTTTCTGAGATAGTAAATGCATTTGATGTTCCATATACGAATAGTACGACAGAGGGTTTTAACAACAAGATAAAAGTATTAAAGAGGAATGGATTTGGATACAGGAATTTTGAAAGATTCAGGAAGAGGATTTTGTACAGTTGTGGTAGATAA
- a CDS encoding ABC transporter permease codes for MIKYIARRLIILLPELWIITVIVFTLMQLSPGDFLDQYRLDPSVSKETLQAMEKELGLDKPAVVQYFYWFGKLLKLDFGYSFYYRRPVASLISERLLGTFVLSLYSFVISWIIGVVLGVVSALKKYTLTDKILTVIAFSGLALPGFFLALVLLYMAARTGWFPIGGMYSPETSRLDVWNAFKDIFWRLQLPAFTLTFGGFAGLMRYQRGTLLDVLNEDYVEFARAKGMPERVVIYKHALRNAINPLVTMFGGSLAGLLSGAVITETIFSWPGLGRLTYQALLQKDYYVVMASTVISTVLLIIGNLVGDILLAAVDPRIRYE; via the coding sequence TTGATTAAGTACATAGCACGCAGGCTTATAATACTTCTACCAGAGTTATGGATAATAACAGTAATTGTTTTTACCCTCATGCAACTATCCCCTGGTGATTTTTTAGATCAGTACAGGCTTGACCCTTCTGTCTCAAAGGAGACATTGCAAGCGATGGAAAAAGAACTTGGACTTGATAAACCAGCCGTAGTACAATATTTTTACTGGTTTGGAAAATTACTTAAACTAGATTTTGGCTACTCTTTCTACTATAGACGTCCTGTAGCAAGTCTTATATCAGAAAGGCTACTTGGAACTTTTGTACTATCACTTTATTCATTTGTTATTTCATGGATAATCGGTGTTGTATTAGGTGTAGTTTCAGCGTTAAAAAAATATACCCTTACAGATAAAATACTAACAGTTATAGCATTTAGTGGATTAGCGCTTCCCGGATTTTTCCTTGCGCTTGTTTTACTTTACATGGCCGCAAGAACAGGCTGGTTCCCAATAGGTGGAATGTACAGTCCCGAAACATCTCGACTCGATGTCTGGAATGCATTTAAAGATATCTTTTGGAGGTTGCAATTACCCGCTTTTACACTTACGTTTGGTGGTTTTGCCGGTTTAATGAGATACCAAAGAGGTACTCTTCTTGATGTTCTTAATGAAGATTACGTAGAATTTGCAAGAGCGAAAGGAATGCCCGAAAGGGTTGTTATATATAAACATGCATTACGAAATGCTATTAACCCCCTTGTTACAATGTTTGGTGGTAGTTTGGCAGGATTACTCAGTGGTGCAGTTATTACAGAAACAATCTTCTCATGGCCTGGACTTGGAAGGTTAACCTATCAAGCCCTTCTACAAAAAGATTATTACGTTGTTATGGCAAGTACAGTAATTAGTACAGTTTTACTTATAATCGGTAACCTCGTTGGTGATATACTCCTCGCAGCAGTTGATCCAAGAATTAGATACGAATAA
- a CDS encoding ABC transporter substrate-binding protein, with the protein MKKVLVTLLVSLFVFFAFAASYIGADATGKKGGTLILPTLSGPRTVNDTVSKETSSSDVIAMFMSWGGTLIERDARDGKFYPALAEKWDGPRLTKDGGMEIIWYLRKGVKWSDGTPFTADDVVFTLNDIYTNPDIPSSFKDVIKSTNNYLPKATKINDYTVRMYYPEPFRLALRYLGGMYIFPKHKAESWVKNKKFAEFWTVDSINKKEIVGLGPFIPVEYVPDQYVRFVANPNYWKKDKNGTQLPYLKEVVYKIISSQDAQKLAFEKGEVDIYSPRGTEFNYFKENEKKFNITVLSYGPAYGTQFITFNWNNKDEAKRDWFRNVHFRKAVAYAMDKKKMIDTLFNGLAIEQWSPVSMASPFYNEKVTVKYPYDLNKARAELKLGGFSWDKNGKLIDSKGRPVKFTIETNAGNTIREGIGNIIAAALKQLGMDITFVPGDFNTLVNRMLNVGDWDAIIIGLTGGDEPQGGRNVWALDGSLHFWNLSPENANWVDPKIYWVPDFEKEIDKIFKENVRILDENVVKDYWAKFQKLASENIPLIYTVNSLRLFAWRNTIKNVKITLLGGTTWNLDWLYKEE; encoded by the coding sequence ATGAAGAAGGTTCTCGTAACGCTTCTTGTTTCTTTATTTGTATTCTTCGCTTTTGCTGCAAGCTACATCGGTGCAGATGCAACGGGTAAAAAAGGTGGGACACTCATTCTTCCAACACTTAGTGGTCCAAGAACAGTTAACGACACAGTGTCCAAAGAAACAAGTTCTTCTGATGTCATTGCCATGTTCATGAGCTGGGGTGGAACACTTATCGAAAGAGATGCGAGAGACGGTAAGTTCTATCCAGCACTCGCGGAAAAATGGGATGGTCCACGTCTAACAAAAGATGGCGGTATGGAAATTATATGGTACCTTAGAAAAGGTGTAAAGTGGAGTGATGGTACACCATTCACAGCAGATGACGTTGTCTTCACACTCAACGATATTTACACAAACCCAGATATCCCAAGTTCATTCAAAGATGTCATAAAGAGTACAAATAATTACTTACCAAAAGCAACAAAGATAAACGATTACACAGTTAGAATGTACTATCCAGAACCATTTAGGCTTGCTCTCAGATACCTTGGCGGAATGTACATATTCCCAAAACACAAGGCCGAAAGCTGGGTTAAAAACAAAAAATTCGCAGAATTCTGGACAGTCGATTCAATCAATAAGAAAGAAATTGTTGGTTTAGGACCATTCATTCCAGTAGAGTATGTACCAGACCAATACGTAAGATTTGTAGCAAATCCGAATTACTGGAAGAAAGATAAAAACGGAACACAATTGCCATATTTGAAAGAAGTAGTTTACAAAATTATATCTTCACAAGATGCACAAAAATTGGCATTTGAAAAAGGAGAAGTTGATATTTACTCACCAAGAGGTACAGAATTTAACTACTTTAAAGAAAACGAAAAGAAATTCAACATAACCGTTCTCTCATATGGTCCAGCATATGGTACACAATTCATAACATTCAACTGGAACAACAAAGACGAGGCAAAGAGAGACTGGTTCAGAAATGTACACTTCAGAAAAGCAGTCGCTTACGCAATGGATAAGAAAAAGATGATTGATACACTCTTCAACGGTCTTGCAATTGAACAATGGTCACCAGTTTCAATGGCTTCACCATTCTACAACGAGAAAGTCACAGTAAAATATCCATACGATTTAAATAAAGCAAGAGCAGAACTTAAACTCGGTGGATTTAGCTGGGACAAGAATGGAAAACTCATAGACAGCAAAGGTAGACCAGTCAAATTCACAATCGAAACAAACGCCGGTAACACAATCCGTGAAGGTATAGGTAACATTATAGCAGCTGCTCTAAAACAACTTGGTATGGATATCACATTTGTACCTGGTGATTTCAACACACTTGTCAACAGAATGCTCAACGTTGGCGACTGGGATGCTATAATCATTGGTCTAACAGGTGGAGATGAACCACAAGGTGGAAGAAACGTATGGGCACTTGACGGTTCGTTACACTTCTGGAACCTCTCGCCAGAAAATGCAAACTGGGTTGATCCAAAAATTTACTGGGTACCAGATTTTGAAAAAGAAATTGATAAGATATTCAAAGAAAACGTTAGAATCCTTGACGAAAATGTTGTGAAAGACTACTGGGCAAAATTCCAAAAACTCGCATCTGAAAATATACCACTTATTTACACAGTTAACAGCTTAAGACTCTTTGCATGGAGAAATACAATTAAGAACGTTAAAATAACACTCTTGGGAGGAACAACTTGGAACCTTGACTGGCTCTATAAAGAAGAATAA
- a CDS encoding ABC transporter ATP-binding protein: MPDKKNNEVIIKVENLKKYFPIYKGFLMKKHVADVKAVDDVSFEVKRGETFALVGESGCGKTTTARVMLRLIDPTDGKIEVLGTDISKMSREELLPFRRKMQIVFQNPIGSLNPRMTVGQILTEPMLFHKIVQNQQEANEKAVELLKMVGLKAFHMDRYPHQFSGGQKQRIAIARALSVDPEIIYLDEPTSALDVSVQAQIVNLLLKFQQELGLTYVFISHNLALVRFISNNVAVMYLGKIVEMGDVNEVFDNPIHPYTKALLSASPIPDPAIEKKRKRIILTGNVPSPIARPSGCFFHPRCPFKMDICEKEYPQMKSVSSNHQVSCYLVDKREV; encoded by the coding sequence ATGCCTGATAAAAAAAATAACGAAGTAATAATTAAAGTAGAAAACCTAAAAAAATACTTTCCCATATACAAAGGATTTCTAATGAAGAAACATGTTGCTGATGTTAAAGCAGTTGACGATGTTTCATTTGAAGTAAAGCGTGGGGAAACATTCGCATTGGTTGGAGAATCTGGTTGTGGAAAGACAACAACTGCAAGAGTAATGCTAAGATTGATTGATCCAACAGATGGAAAAATAGAAGTCCTTGGTACGGATATTTCAAAAATGTCAAGAGAAGAGCTTCTACCATTTAGAAGAAAAATGCAAATAGTTTTCCAAAACCCTATTGGTTCTCTTAATCCAAGAATGACAGTTGGACAAATTCTTACGGAACCGATGCTCTTCCACAAAATTGTTCAAAATCAACAAGAAGCAAACGAAAAAGCGGTTGAACTTTTGAAGATGGTTGGTTTAAAAGCATTTCATATGGATAGATATCCACACCAATTTAGTGGTGGGCAAAAACAAAGAATTGCTATCGCACGTGCTCTTAGCGTTGACCCAGAGATAATATACCTTGATGAACCAACTTCTGCACTTGATGTGTCTGTTCAAGCACAAATAGTAAATTTGCTCTTGAAGTTCCAACAAGAGCTTGGATTAACATATGTATTTATCTCACATAACCTTGCACTCGTTAGATTTATTAGTAACAACGTTGCTGTTATGTACCTTGGAAAAATTGTGGAAATGGGAGATGTAAATGAAGTATTTGACAATCCTATTCATCCATATACAAAAGCGTTATTATCAGCATCACCAATTCCAGACCCTGCAATAGAAAAGAAGAGAAAACGTATAATATTAACAGGTAATGTACCAAGCCCAATAGCAAGACCAAGTGGCTGTTTCTTCCATCCAAGGTGCCCATTTAAAATGGATATATGTGAAAAAGAATATCCACAAATGAAATCAGTTTCTTCAAATCACCAGGTTTCGTGCTACCTGGTAGATAAAAGGGAGGTGTAG
- a CDS encoding ABC transporter ATP-binding protein — translation MESILSVRNLSTWFYLEEGVLKAVNDVSFELSENEVLGIVGETGSGKSITVRSIMRLIHHPGKIVQGQVIYRGRGKEEDIVKMSEDELTQIRGKEISMIFQDPLTSLNPLYTIGDQLIETIMQHQDVDRPTAWKLAVEMLEKVQIPEPEKRMNSYPFEFSGGMKQRVVIAIALSCNPKILIADEPTTALDVTIQAQVLELMKDLQKELKTGTLFITHDLGVISAMADRVMVMYGGRQMELGPAEDIFHKPMHPYTNMLLKSIPRVDIKQDKIEAIPGQPPRMIDVPDVCPFAPRCPRRLDKCTKELPKFEELEPGHFVRCFNPVEAGGDVNA, via the coding sequence TTGGAATCGATACTCAGCGTTAGAAACCTTAGTACCTGGTTTTATTTAGAAGAAGGGGTATTAAAAGCTGTTAACGATGTTTCCTTTGAACTTTCCGAAAATGAGGTTCTTGGGATAGTTGGCGAAACCGGATCAGGAAAGAGTATAACAGTTAGAAGTATTATGAGACTTATCCATCATCCTGGTAAAATTGTCCAAGGTCAAGTTATATATAGAGGCCGTGGTAAAGAAGAAGACATAGTTAAAATGAGCGAAGATGAATTGACACAAATAAGAGGTAAAGAAATTTCAATGATATTCCAAGACCCGTTGACATCACTTAACCCGTTATATACAATAGGTGACCAGCTTATAGAAACGATTATGCAACATCAAGATGTCGATAGACCAACTGCTTGGAAGCTTGCTGTCGAGATGCTTGAAAAAGTTCAAATACCCGAACCTGAAAAACGAATGAATTCATACCCATTTGAGTTCAGCGGTGGAATGAAACAACGTGTGGTAATTGCTATAGCACTTTCATGTAATCCAAAAATACTTATAGCTGATGAGCCAACAACGGCTTTGGACGTTACAATACAAGCACAAGTCCTTGAACTTATGAAAGATTTACAAAAAGAATTAAAAACAGGAACGCTATTCATAACTCACGACCTTGGGGTTATATCTGCTATGGCTGACAGGGTTATGGTCATGTACGGTGGAAGACAGATGGAACTTGGTCCAGCTGAAGATATCTTCCACAAACCGATGCATCCTTACACAAATATGCTTCTTAAATCAATACCACGTGTTGATATAAAACAAGATAAAATTGAAGCGATACCCGGACAACCGCCAAGAATGATAGATGTTCCCGACGTATGTCCATTTGCACCAAGGTGCCCAAGAAGATTAGATAAATGTACTAAAGAACTACCAAAATTTGAAGAATTAGAACCAGGACATTTTGTAAGATGCTTTAACCCAGTAGAAGCCGGAGGGGATGTAAATGCCTGA
- the xseA gene encoding exodeoxyribonuclease VII large subunit — protein sequence MESIPFRYGDSYLLEFQTLREFVEYIELRLRETDLLKLRFKFVADVVKVKPYNGSLYITVSQETVDGKKTELTIILWKNLTKIVLNSLGLKSEYELEHKKWEFQGKLSFYPDRAQFSFWADSIAPQGESDILQRRQKIKELLKKERLLMEVLHNLDELEPIKYIAVITSKTAQGYFDFLSNILVPDELRPVIHLYESSMQGATTAEEVISALNRIETFCREFMVKYDVIVIIRGGGGPSDLMYFDDYNLARRIAQMNNFIPVLTGIGHEKDETIPDFVAWRRFPTPTAVAKEISNQIKGYQDKVERNVSDLSRYMENAIELLNAKLSDTNYKTVKEIFRGKIQSVEEELIDSAEVLYKRFSLKEYEKMISMDFIKNLSEKMKYDISEFSKKLMLDYKYLKDTLELKINNINQQVERYTKLSDTLEKEYSNLSNLVEEKKEEFVKIGGPLSALSFGGAVVLKGRKIIQSKKELSTGENVIINFIDGKAQATISGKD from the coding sequence ATGGAGAGTATACCATTCCGATACGGTGATTCTTATTTGTTAGAGTTTCAAACATTACGCGAATTCGTTGAATACATAGAACTAAGACTTAGAGAAACTGACTTACTAAAATTGCGCTTTAAATTCGTTGCTGATGTTGTTAAGGTTAAACCTTACAACGGCTCTTTGTATATTACCGTTTCTCAGGAAACTGTCGATGGAAAGAAAACAGAACTAACTATTATACTTTGGAAAAACCTAACAAAAATTGTGCTAAATTCTCTTGGATTAAAGTCTGAATACGAATTAGAACACAAAAAATGGGAATTCCAAGGAAAACTTTCATTCTATCCAGATAGAGCGCAATTTAGTTTTTGGGCGGATTCCATAGCTCCACAAGGGGAATCAGACATATTACAACGTCGTCAAAAAATAAAAGAACTATTAAAAAAAGAAAGACTATTAATGGAGGTTTTACACAATTTAGATGAACTAGAACCAATAAAATACATAGCAGTAATAACATCGAAAACCGCTCAGGGATATTTCGATTTTCTTTCTAATATACTCGTTCCTGATGAATTAAGGCCGGTGATTCATCTTTACGAATCATCAATGCAAGGCGCAACAACCGCAGAGGAAGTTATATCAGCTTTAAACAGAATAGAAACATTCTGCAGAGAATTTATGGTAAAATATGATGTTATAGTTATAATAAGAGGTGGGGGTGGGCCCAGCGATTTAATGTACTTTGACGACTACAACTTAGCCAGAAGGATAGCACAAATGAATAATTTCATTCCAGTATTGACAGGAATTGGTCACGAAAAAGATGAAACTATCCCTGATTTCGTTGCTTGGAGAAGATTTCCAACACCAACAGCTGTAGCCAAAGAAATATCAAATCAAATAAAAGGCTATCAAGATAAAGTTGAAAGAAATGTATCAGACTTATCACGATACATGGAAAATGCAATAGAACTACTAAATGCCAAATTGAGTGATACAAATTATAAAACAGTAAAAGAAATATTCAGAGGCAAAATTCAATCTGTAGAAGAGGAATTAATTGATAGTGCCGAAGTTTTGTACAAAAGATTCTCACTTAAAGAATACGAAAAAATGATATCTATGGACTTTATTAAAAATCTTTCAGAAAAGATGAAATACGATATATCTGAATTTTCAAAAAAATTAATGCTAGACTATAAATACTTAAAAGATACATTAGAGCTAAAAATTAACAATATCAATCAACAAGTAGAACGATACACTAAACTTTCAGATACCTTAGAAAAAGAGTATTCAAATTTATCTAATTTAGTTGAAGAGAAAAAAGAAGAATTCGTAAAAATTGGTGGGCCACTTTCTGCGTTATCTTTCGGTGGAGCGGTGGTCTTAAAAGGTAGAAAGATTATTCAAAGCAAAAAAGAACTATCTACAGGAGAAAATGTTATAATAAACTTTATCGACGGAAAAGCACAGGCAACTATTTCCGGAAAAGATTAA
- a CDS encoding TIM-barrel domain-containing protein, which produces MIYKITYGEPDINSEAVVRYVFQETSPNDFSELFKDIEYKVDGEYITLKRRIENEGYFFGFGDKVGPLDRKGRRYVFWNTDNFTHHPSADPLYKSFPFFVYISKDFNKVYGCFTDYPGWMEIDIDSKNDKTISFKIRGKGFNQYIITGKNVREILKQYLRLTGQNIAFPIWAFGYQQSRWSYMTQDEVLDIANKFRKEDIPCDVIYLDIDYMQDYKVFTWNKNNFPNYREMLEKLHQEGFKVISILDPGVKVERFYKIFENGNGRYFLKDIYGGDFEGAVWPGRVRFPDFRDKKVRIWWARNAKKYLEDGIDGFWNDMNEIAIFATEDDIKEARKKLKNAKLEDGIKLAGTLGSIGEIGRQGHGDDIVHLDGTPHWKVKNTYGLNMTKATSEMIQKDLNKRPFLISRSAYSGIQRYGGVWTGDNHSWWEHIRQEIIRINSLSLAGVFYSGFDVGGFGGDVNAELLIRFMQLGVFSPMFRNHSAIGTKRQEPWQFGEEVKNILRDVIKFRYRLIPYIYTQYMLGIKKNIPLVRPLFYDFSKKEALKIEDEFMFGDSILVAPVDRPNIEKRLVWLPKTAINLFDGNIYKNGWRIVNTPIEYIPAFQLINTAIPTMEPQSYVDMLKVDTISWNVFSDGKSRIMSYFYEDDGISLGYKKREYNLKQILIKENNIIIKTKQADYNVRNRTWNFSITYIDGSTKNVSIEVGNDGEYTIPIR; this is translated from the coding sequence ATGATATACAAAATCACTTATGGAGAACCGGACATCAATAGTGAGGCAGTTGTCAGGTATGTATTTCAAGAAACTTCACCCAACGATTTTTCCGAATTATTCAAAGATATAGAGTATAAGGTAGATGGCGAATATATAACATTAAAAAGACGTATAGAAAACGAAGGATATTTTTTCGGGTTTGGTGATAAAGTTGGTCCGCTTGATAGAAAAGGAAGGCGGTATGTTTTTTGGAATACAGATAATTTCACACACCATCCATCAGCAGATCCCCTTTACAAGAGTTTTCCGTTCTTTGTATACATATCAAAAGATTTTAATAAAGTTTATGGTTGTTTCACAGATTACCCAGGATGGATGGAAATTGATATAGATTCGAAAAATGACAAAACTATTTCTTTTAAAATACGTGGTAAAGGATTTAATCAGTATATAATAACTGGGAAAAACGTACGAGAAATATTAAAACAATATCTCAGACTTACTGGACAAAACATAGCATTTCCTATCTGGGCATTTGGTTATCAACAATCAAGGTGGAGCTACATGACTCAAGATGAAGTTTTAGATATAGCAAACAAATTTAGAAAAGAAGATATACCATGTGATGTCATTTACCTTGATATAGACTACATGCAAGATTACAAAGTCTTCACTTGGAATAAGAATAACTTTCCAAATTATAGAGAAATGTTAGAAAAACTACATCAAGAAGGATTTAAAGTAATCTCTATACTTGATCCGGGCGTCAAAGTAGAAAGATTTTATAAAATATTTGAAAACGGTAATGGAAGGTATTTTTTAAAAGATATTTACGGTGGAGATTTCGAGGGTGCCGTATGGCCCGGAAGAGTTAGGTTCCCAGACTTCAGAGATAAGAAAGTCAGGATTTGGTGGGCAAGAAATGCAAAAAAATATCTCGAAGATGGTATAGATGGTTTTTGGAATGATATGAACGAAATTGCAATATTTGCAACTGAAGATGACATAAAAGAAGCTAGGAAAAAATTAAAAAATGCTAAATTAGAAGATGGAATTAAATTAGCTGGCACACTTGGTTCTATAGGTGAAATAGGCAGACAGGGGCATGGTGATGATATAGTTCATTTAGATGGCACACCGCATTGGAAGGTTAAAAACACATATGGGTTGAATATGACAAAAGCAACAAGCGAGATGATACAAAAAGACCTTAACAAAAGACCGTTTTTAATTTCTAGGTCGGCTTATTCTGGTATTCAAAGGTACGGTGGAGTTTGGACAGGGGATAACCACAGTTGGTGGGAACATATCAGACAAGAGATAATAAGAATAAATTCGCTAAGTCTTGCGGGAGTATTTTATTCTGGATTTGATGTTGGTGGTTTCGGTGGTGATGTAAACGCAGAACTACTTATAAGATTTATGCAACTTGGCGTGTTTTCTCCAATGTTTAGAAATCACTCAGCTATAGGAACTAAAAGACAAGAGCCATGGCAATTTGGTGAAGAAGTAAAGAACATACTGAGAGATGTTATAAAATTCAGGTACAGATTGATACCATACATTTATACTCAGTACATGCTCGGTATCAAGAAAAACATTCCGCTAGTAAGACCTCTATTTTATGACTTTTCAAAAAAAGAAGCGTTAAAAATAGAAGATGAGTTTATGTTTGGAGATAGTATATTAGTCGCGCCAGTCGATAGACCTAACATTGAGAAAAGGCTCGTTTGGCTTCCAAAAACCGCAATTAACTTATTTGACGGAAATATTTATAAAAACGGATGGAGGATTGTTAATACCCCAATAGAATATATCCCTGCGTTTCAGCTTATAAACACAGCGATACCTACTATGGAACCACAAAGTTACGTAGATATGTTGAAAGTTGACACAATATCTTGGAACGTTTTCAGCGATGGTAAATCCAGAATAATGTCATATTTTTACGAAGATGACGGAATAAGCTTAGGGTACAAAAAAAGAGAATACAACTTGAAACAAATTCTCATAAAAGAAAATAATATAATAATTAAGACAAAGCAAGCTGACTATAACGTAAGGAATAGAACTTGGAACTTTAGTATCACATACATTGATGGTTCAACAAAAAATGTGAGTATAGAGGTTGGGAACGATGGAGAGTATACCATTCCGATACGGTGA
- the panC gene encoding pantoate--beta-alanine ligase: MRLVQTINEMKRLSKEAINKGKTIGFVPTMGYLHEGHLSLVKKAREDNDIVVVSIFVNPTQFGPNEDFNRYPRDLERDLRLLEPLNVDYVFYPSVEEMYPKNYSVYVDEVELSKYLCGAKRPGHFRGVCTVVTKLFNIVKPTRAYFGQKDAQQFRILRRMVQNLNMDVEMIEMPIVRESDGLAMSSRNVYLNEEERKEATRLHKSLLKAKELIESGERDVSKIKNSMLEILNHPLLKIDYVEIVDEETLKPIEKIEGKVIIALAVFVGKARLIDNMIINC, encoded by the coding sequence ATGAGGCTTGTTCAAACGATAAATGAAATGAAAAGATTATCCAAAGAAGCTATTAATAAGGGAAAAACTATCGGTTTTGTGCCAACAATGGGTTATTTACACGAAGGACATTTGAGTCTCGTAAAAAAAGCCAGGGAAGATAACGATATAGTCGTTGTAAGTATATTTGTTAACCCTACTCAATTTGGTCCTAACGAAGATTTTAACAGATATCCACGAGATTTGGAAAGGGATTTAAGATTACTTGAACCTTTAAATGTAGATTATGTTTTCTATCCAAGCGTTGAAGAAATGTACCCGAAAAATTATTCCGTATATGTTGATGAAGTTGAACTTTCAAAATATCTATGCGGCGCCAAAAGGCCTGGACATTTTAGAGGTGTATGCACAGTCGTCACAAAATTATTTAACATAGTGAAACCCACACGTGCTTATTTCGGTCAAAAAGATGCACAGCAATTTAGAATACTCAGAAGGATGGTCCAAAATCTTAATATGGACGTTGAAATGATTGAAATGCCAATTGTTCGTGAATCAGATGGACTTGCCATGTCTTCAAGAAACGTCTATTTAAACGAAGAAGAAAGAAAGGAAGCAACAAGACTGCATAAATCCCTTTTAAAAGCGAAAGAATTGATAGAAAGCGGAGAGAGAGATGTATCAAAGATTAAAAACTCTATGCTAGAGATACTTAATCATCCACTTTTGAAAATAGATTACGTAGAAATCGTTGATGAAGAGACATTGAAACCAATTGAAAAAATAGAAGGGAAAGTAATAATTGCGTTGGCTGTTTTTGTAGGTAAGGCAAGATTGATAGATAACATGATTATTAACTGCTAA